Genomic segment of Mustelus asterias unplaced genomic scaffold, sMusAst1.hap1.1 HAP1_SCAFFOLD_44, whole genome shotgun sequence:
gagggtggaggaagtggagacaataaacaattacaaaggaaattggatgggcatctgggggagtttcaaacagaaatagtgactcttaacttcctaacaccctgtcactctgtgatccttgtgaaatttgaaaccaggtattcgcaacaagactcaaagagcatcagcccactggaggcaaagttgtgagaccggccagtccagcagaaagaaaccctccgaccctccccattgaccaactgtgagaatgaacaaaatgcagtcctggatgtaattgagagcagaaagaataacagcagaatccaacccctggaatcactcgtgaactcgctggtgtttcagcagctgggatgaaactatgaatcccttcccacactgagagcaggtgaacggcctctccccagtgtgaactcgctggtgtatccgcaggttggataactgactgaatcccttctcacactgagagcaggtgaacggccagtccccagtgtgaactcgctggtgacaccgcagggtgaataaatcagtgaatcccttcccacactgagagcaggtgaatggtctctccccagtgtgaactcgctggtgcgccTCCAGCTTAGCTaactgactgaaccccttcccacacatagagcaggtgaatggccactccccagtgtgaactcgctggtgtctccgcagagtggataaatcagtgaatcccttcccacactgagagcaggtgaaaggtctctccccagtgtgaactcgctggtgtctctgcaggttagctaattgactgaaccctttctcacactgagagcaggtgaacggcctctccccagtgtgaactcgctggtgtttccgcagggtggaaatatcagtgaatcccttctcacactgagaacaggtgaacggcttctccccagtgtgaactcgctggtgtgcctgtaggctggatgaccgagtgaatcccttcccacactgagagcaggtgaatggtgtctccccagtgtgaactcgttggtgtctctgcaggttagataattgactgaaccccttctcacactgagagcaggtgaacggcctctccccagtgtgaactcgctggtgcgtccgcagggtggataaatcagtgaatcccttctcacactgagagcaggtgaacggcctctccccagtgtgaactcgctggtgcgtccgcagggtggataaatcagtgaatcccttctcacactgagagcaggtgaacggtttctccccagtgtgaactcgctggtgtctctgcagatgggatacccgagtgaatccctccccacactgagagcaagtaaatggtctctccccagtgtggctgcgccgatgagtttccagcagggatgggactttgtatcttttcccacagtccccacatttccatggtttctccatggtgcaggtgtcctttcctctctcttcagttgaagactcgtccacacacagaacagtcccccgcccctcccacaccgctgtgaatggtgtgatatttattcaggctgtgtaactggttcaagctcagtgcactggaacacactcactccagtgtggcaatgtgttggcacttttccagtcacactaatgtttgaaatcttttcaagtcatcagatcggacaaccatttctcctcgattcaaaggccgatgatattcaggtcccaaagaatgtgactctgtcagatctagatgtgacgtttgagatttcagcctgtgattcctctttcagtatcctgtaaagCAAGTTTAcagaagtcatcagtgtcagtgcaggatggaaattcagaacacacaattctagtttctatggaacattctttcctctctccagactccaaacattggctctattctctctctatctgggggatagcgtgggaaatgatgctgtggtagatcagccaattctcaatgaatggttgaggcagttcgatgggctgaatggccaactgcagctcctgtttcttataatttgtgtgtggtggacaggaagcagtgagcatggatctgtcaatcagcctcaatcagcaccttcaggagaattgggagggtgaatattagatacagcagagtgagaatggagggagagtgtgtgggatggagatttacaccttttggggaatgagagaggaaagaatgttcattagaatcatagaattcctacatcttatcaaccgtccctgagccttcacaatgaatctctcttctcaagacactcttatctctgacttgtctgttctgctcgcagtctcacaaagcaactgcctgtgtgctgatacaaggggccctgcgaggcaagtttaatgctccatgactgtgtctttaatgactgaataactataggaatatggtcaagtcagCTAAATCACATGATGCTTTATATTACGGTTAGTAACTGTCCATTTTGTTAACACAGCACATTTggatatataaatacatataaaagcaaaatattgcggatgctggaatctgaaacaaaaacagaaaatgctggaaaatgtcagcaggtctgacagcatctgtggagagagaatagagccaacatttcaagtctggatgacccttcatcagagctctgacaaagggtcatccagactcgaaatgttagtctattctctctctataaatATATATAGGACAGCTGCCTCAGCCTTGGCCCACTCTAACACATGCACGAAGCAGGGCTGACTATGTGGAAATGCTCAGATTaaagtttcctgccttctctttaacagcgagtgaaaatgtttatcggcttgcagaccttcaaaggagtcagtgtctgctatttcagcatgaacaggctgATCTTCACCGACGTAGGCCccagaacattctgcttttcggccttcaccagacggtgagcaagaccagatttctccataacaaataccaaaggcgagatatggggatatgctatgcaaataaaagattagcagaagtcaattttgaaTGCAAAAGGGTGAAAAGCTCGGATTTAATTGGCGAATAGGTCCgtcaatgaaggattagaaacattcctggtttctgatctgctgtaattgactattattgccaagttatttttctgtaacatcagaaccacttgcgggacagctgcacagggtttctccttgtgcacaagtcattaaaggccCCACATTGGATTGTGCGCGGTGTCCACtgctgtttgtactcaagtcgactaagaatgcctaaagttgctggtacccaggatctctgacaactCTCCCTAACCGGACCTTGACTATCCAAAGGTTggccagaatcttctccagtaacttacccgccactgttgtcaggttcaccggcctgtaattaccaggcttctctttgcaacccttcttaaacaatggaacaacattagccACACTCTAGTCTTCCAGAACTTCACCAGTGGAAAGGGATgaagcaaatatctctgcaagagcctctgcaatttcttccccacCCTTCCACAAGATCAGAGGATGcacttgattagatttattattgtcacatgtactagtatacagtgaaaagaattgtttcttgcacactatcaaGACaaggcatacagttcatagagaaggaaaggagagagtgcaggatgcagtgaatctctggaattctctgcccattgaagtggtggaggcttcctcgttgaatatgtttaaatcacgggtagatagttttctgatcgataagggaattaggggttatggggagcaggcgggtaagtggaactgattcgcttcagatcagccatgatcttgttgaatggcggggcaggctcgaagggccagatggcctactcctgctcctatttcttatgttcttagtgttacagtcatagctaaggtggacagaaagatcaacttagtgcaagataggtccaatcaaaagtctgacggcaacagggaagaagctgttcttgagttggttggtacgtgagctcagacttttgtttcatttCCCAAAGGAaataggtggaagagtgaatgtccggggtgcgagggttgattatgctggctgcttttccgaggcagccagatgtgtacacagagtcaatggatgggaggcaggtttgggtgatggactgggcttcattcacaatcatTTGAGAAATCCTTTGTtgcgaaaagcatggatgttagggaacttgaggaaataaatagtgatgtcttcagGAGTGCACatgtaacagagaaggaggtgctggaagtcttaaagtgcatcaaggtagataaatccccgggacctgatgaagtgtatcccaggacattgtgggaggctagggtggaaattgtgggtcccctagcagagatatttgaatcatcaatcgtcacaggtgaggtgcctgaagattggagggtggcaaatgttgtgcctttgtttgagaagggctgcagggaaaagcctgggaactgcaggccggtgggtgagcctcacatctgcagtGGCTAAGTTGCtcaaagatattttgagagacagaatctacaggcatttagagatgcaaggactgattagggacagcatggctttgtgagtggaaactcatgtctcacaaatttgattgagttttttagaacatcgaacatagaaataaatacagcacaaacaggcccttcggcccacaagttgcgccggtcatgtccctacctacctaggcttataagcttacctatcaccctcaatcctattaagtcccatgtactcatccagaagtctcttacaagaccctatcgagtttgcctccaccaccactgacggcagccgattccactcgtttaagagatccgtagataggttcatggatgaaaagaaattggtttaggttggagggtcacagttttttttttttaactggtcggtgcaacatcgtgggccgaagggcctgttctgcgctgttatgttctatgttctatgttcactcacccaccaccctctgagtgaaaaacttacccctgacatctcctctgtacctactccccagaacctgaaacctgtatcctctcatagcagccatttcagccctgggaaaaagcctccgagaatccacctgatctatacctctcaacatcttgtacacctccatcaggtcacctctcatccttcgactctccaaggagaaaagaccgcgctccctcaacctatcctcataaggcatgccaaccaatccaggcaacatccttgtaaatcttctctgcaccctttcaatcatttccacatccctcctgtaatgaggcgaccagaactgagcacagtcctccaagtggggtctgacgagggtcttataaagctgcatcattatctcccaactcctaaactcaatctctcgattgatgaaggccagcacaccatacgccttcttaaccacctcctctacctgcgaggccgatttaagagtcctatggacccggaccccaaggtccttctgatcctctacactgctgagAGTGTTACACTTGATATTatatttttgaaggggtaaccaagaaggtagatgagggcagtgcagttgatgttgtctacatggactttagcaaggcctttgacaaggtaccacatggtatgttgtagcataaggttaaatctcacaggagccAGGGTACgggagccaaatggatacaaaatgggcttgatgacagaagatagagggtggttgtggagggttgtttttcaaactggaggcttgtgaccagcagtgtgcctcacggattggtgctgggtcctctgttatttgccatttatattaatgatttggatgggaataaaGGAGGCATTGTtattaattttgcagatgacaccaagattggtggcataatggacagtgaaggttatctcggattgcaacaggatcctgatcaattgggccagtgggctgctgAATGGTAGATGAgttaaatttagataaatgcaaggtgatgcattttggtggatcgaaccagggcaggacttactcagttaatggtgggacaTTGAagagagttatagaataaagagatctaggagtacaggttcatagctccttgaaaatggagtcacaggtggacagatggtgaagaaggcattcagcatgcttggtttcattggtcagaacattgaatacaggagttgggacgtcttgttggagttgtaaaagacattggtaaggccacacttggaatactgtgtacagttctggtcaccctattatagaaaagatattattaaacaagaaaacgtgcagaaaagatttactaggatgctaccgggacttgatggtttgagttataaggctgGATCgactgcgacttttttctctggagcgtaggaggctttgtagtgatcttatagaggtctataaaataatgaggggcatagatcagcgagatagtcaatatcttttcccattccattgtgacctcacactccgacccattccattgtgacctcacactccggcccattccattgtgacctcacactccGACCCATTCCATTATGACGTCACActatcacccattccattgtgacgtcacactccgacccattccattgtgacctcacactctcacccattccattgtgacgtcacaccctcacccattccattgtgacgtcacactctcacccattccattgtgacgtcagggcttcactctccgatcacaatccctgccggcctcccacatgcagcctcaatggcggcagtcagcccgggtctaacactacaagctgccgctccatttggtacaaaggggggggggggaccgggaagttcatttccggggtttgggtttgaacaacatgtttacaaagtctctccacccacccgccacatttatcattccccgaacgccgccctctacctcgtatttaTTTTCGCTTTAAAACCttccgtccgtcgccattacccgcactgcgcatgcttcaggtcccgcccctcattcactccgattggttggaggaccagccgctcccgttcggacctccagccccgccccctctccctattggtccggagctgccgtcaatcagtccccgggcattgtgatgtggagcatgcgcagtgtcattgctgtccttggcgcttgtttgtctcggagaagcggagtcagcgttaggcggtggctgggaggatttggaaacactttgtggatccgcaaacccttcagaatcattgtcagctccctggtttgcagctgcggggcttctccctccctccctcccgggaacaggaccaggttaacggccccatcctggctcagccactggaggatggttcacatcagaggatgggggagggggacaataaataagaggttacactttggcctcaaatcaatgaggactctgatctctgggaaggaaggaaaccctgggaggtgggcggggaggattcacaaacacccgctggaggtcccaacacccccaataagacccattggttttattgtcaggagctggagaactgaacccagtcagaagtttaacaacaccaggttaaagtccaacaggtttatttggtcgcaaaagccacaagctttcggagccttaagctccttcaggtgagtgggaattctgttcacaaacagggtatataaagacacaaactcaatttacagaataatggttggaatgcgaatacttacagttaATCAAGCCTTAAAACCACATcatgaactgaacccagacagaggagagggggggagaaaactgggagtggaggaaagaaatggtggagatgcgtttggatttcagcccagggaggagggagagagtgtgggacggggatttacagatttgggggaacaagagaggaaaaacgttccagagaaactggaattgttcagAATTTCTATTCTGTTCTGAGTGTGATGACTTTTCTAAACGTTTTTTACAGGATATTCGAAGTGAAGGAACggcagacagaaaactcaaaccggacatcacatctgacaaagtcattcagtttcttaggagctgaatatcatcggtcttTGAATGTGAAaggagaaatatttgtctgttctgcctgtgggcaaagaaatttaacatcagtgtgactggaaaagcatcgggacaaacacacacccgagtgagagtgttccagcgaactgactgtggaaagatctttaaccagttacacagcctgaaaaaacatcacacttttcacagcagggtgaaatgatatgcatgttgtgtgtgtggaccaggctttaactgatcatccaacctggagaagcacaaggacaccagcaccatggagaaaccgtgggaatgtgtggagtgtgggaagggattcggtttcccatcacaactggaagttcatcggcgcagtcacactggggagagatcgttcacctgctccgtctgtgggaagggattcacccattcatacaatcttctgactcaccaacgggttcacactggggagaggccgttcacctgccctgtgtgtgggaagggattcactcgctcatcccacattgtgacacaccaacttgttcacactgatgagaaactgtttacatgttctgactgtgagaagagttttaaatgtaaaaaagatctgctgacacaccaacgtattcacactggggagagaccgttcacctgctctgtgtgtgggaaagaattcattcagtcatcccacctgcagacacatcaacttgttcactctgatgacaaactttttaattgttcccactgtgagaagagctttaaaaacaaaaaaggATCTGCTAACGCACCAatatactcacactggggagaggccattcacctgctgtgtgtgtgggaagggattcagccgtccatctgccctattgaaccaccagagaattcacactggggagaggccctccacctgctccaactgtgggaagggattcattaattcatccaaccttctgatacaccagcaGTTCCATACAGGGgatcgaccgttcacctgctctgaatgtgggaagggattcacccgttcatacaaccttctgacacaccagcaggttcacagtgaggagaggccgttcacctgctccacgtgtgggaagggattcagtcagtcatccaacctgctgacacatcagagagttcacagtggggagaggccatttacctgctctgtctgtgggaagggattttctcatttatcttatcttctgaaccaccagcgagttcacagtggggagaggccgttcacctgtaatgtctgtggaaagggatttattcagtcatcccacctgctaacacaccggcgagttcacaagggactgcaaggtttggattctacacttattgatgctgttaatcatatccaggacTGAATCATCTTCATtctgacttttttcttctgttgagatttgatattctgaataaatgtgaaatagacatttgattgaatcattgttgtagatttttgtcttttccatttgagtgtttaacgtcaccaggctggagctcagaaagggcaatctgagggaggatcatacagtaggaacagaacttcattcttgacccagtccttcagggtcacgctgagagggacaaacagcactttggtctttttcgtcacttttcactgacagcaaagtccccgtgtgggtgaatcctgaggtgtgtaagaaatgtgtcccagtcgttcttttccatggttcagagctcctGGACACggaacagaagctcctttacaactgtgtttagagtcaggaagaacaacggtgaatgcgggaaacgtgctgtcaaagattggtgtaaaactgggatctattcctgactgagagtgaaacggcaggtttaTGTTTCCAagctaaaaatgaaaaaaagtctaaaacgttttaatgtgtgtgtgtcagtcctggtttattgaccagaaactggcttcaaataaattggttgaagtctgcattaaagtagcagctggagacgttcaaaggaccctgttaactgctgggacaatgagacaacaatttgattcccagatagagaaggagctgcagtgtgtgtccaagaattctcagttttgttgatgtgtgcttcccatacactatccttttaaataaacctcactcctatcagcctttaaccattataaacagaacagagagaagctgagcagcatcagagccctgactgaccatttaagaatgagtgatgtgttcagctgaagtttcctgttggtagttttctgggtgatctccttattttgatcattctcagtgacccctgggtgtgaacctgctctcctctctttcagacattcactcacttaacatctcctctctctcagaaactCAATCGCTCAACATCTCTCATCTCTCTAACACTCACTGAACGtctctctctccaggcattcactcacacttacctcaccttccacctctcttacactctaacctcgctcctctctcacattcacttaatctctctcctctcagaaactgtcttcgtcacttaatgtctctctatcgttctttcaaacactcactcatttaaccttcctatttcagataatgcttaaacttattcattgttttctctctctcattacctctctctgaaaaagcacaaacacacttcatctctcttcgctgtctgagaaaacatttaattgatggagattcaatcctctctgtttctctctcccacttcctctgacaggccttgactcactttaaatctcctcttttctaataaccctctttgggaaaactcatttgttctctaattcctcctcatttctcccactgatgaccctcagtccatctcccaattcagtgaatgtgttaaaagtccaaataatctcctttattgtttaaaatgggaatggaggtgaatgtaatgctgagactggcagcaatctgtgtgttgttcttgatgctgtcagagtgagttcactctcacagacagg
This window contains:
- the LOC144483047 gene encoding uncharacterized protein LOC144483047 yields the protein MTNFLIVPTVRRALKTKKDLLTHQYTHTGERPFTCCVCGKGFSRPSALLNHQRIHTGERPSTCSNCGKGFINSSNLLIHQQFHTGDRPFTCSECGKGFTRSYNLLTHQQVHSEERPFTCSTCGKGFSQSSNLLTHQRVHSGERPFTCSVCGKGFSHLSYLLNHQRVHSGERPFTCNVCGKGFIQSSHLLTHRRVHKGLQGLDSTLIDAVNHIQD